From the Pirellulales bacterium genome, the window GGTCGAATGCGGCAGTCTTGAAAACTGCTGGGTGCGCAAGTGCCCCGGGGGTTCGAATCCCTCCCCATCCGCTTGATGATCAAGCGCTTTCGCGCTTCTCGTCCAATCAACGCCGCGAACGAACAGGAAAGCCGCCGGCACAGCTCAGTCGGCCGGGCGTTCTTGGAACGCCGTCGGAAGCATCAAAAGCGACGGGCAGCAGCCCGGCCTCGCGGACGCCTGGACTGTTAAGCCCTGGGCAGTAGCGTTGGCGGTAAGAGCGGCCGAATCATTGAGTTGAACGTCGACCATCTCAGCACTTTCCCATGTCCTGGCGAGACGTCGAGAGGATTCTTCAGTCGCCCGATCTCGCCAACCTCGGCCCGCTTGATCGATATTCTAAAGCCCAGTCTGGTCCGATCGGCTTCCCTGCCCCAGCCTTCGCGCGACGATCGCCAGGTGATGCCGGGCGTGGCCCACGATCACGTAGGCCCAGGCGCGTACGCTGAGCAACATGCCCGAGGCCGTTACGCGCCGCAGCCAGGCCGCTTCGTCCAGGTGGCGGAAGAGATCGATGCTGGCCTGCCGCACGTGGCTGAATTCAGACAACAAATCGGCGTGCGGAAAGGTGCCGTGATGGGCCTGGCGGGCGTAATCATTTTCTTCGAAGCCGGGCAGCGGGGTCGTGTCGCCGCGTGCCGCACGCAGCGCTCGATACGCAAAAACTCGCTCAGCGTCCGTGATATGGCCGATGACTTCCTTGATCGACCATGTGTAGGGTGGGTGCAAGGTGTTAGCCGTCGCCTCGTCGAGCGGTTGTAGCATGGCGACCGCCGACTTATGTTGCTCGGCCAACAGGTCGAGCACGCCCCGCTCGGGCACAAGTTCGACATAGCGGGCGAAGGGGCCATGATACTCGTCCATTTCGGGGCGTCCCAGGCTGTTCGTCGACATATGGGGCCTCCTTCGAAATCGTCAGGGCAACCTGCGCCACGAAACGACCTGGTCCTCCGACGCACCGCGCTGACATCGGCTAGAATTCTACACGAATTCGTCGCGCGCAGGGCCGGACCGGTTCCGCTGCGCGCGGCTCCCTGCAAAGCCATCGAAACCCCAAAACCAACCCCATGGGCTACCGGACGCTCGCCGCTTGTATTGCCGATCTCGAGCGTGCCCGGCAGCTCGTGCGCATCGGAGAAGAGATCGACCCGTACCTCGAAGCGGCCGAGATCCAGCGCCGCGTCTATGCCGCTGGCGGGCCTGCCGTCTACTACGCGCGGGTGCGCGGCACGCCTTTCCCGATGGTCAGTAACCTGTTCGGCACCATCGAGCGGTTACGGTTCATGTTTCGCGACACGCTCGAGGCCGTGTCGCGGCTGGTCGAGCTGAAAGTCGATCCCAGCCAGGCGGCGCGGCGCCCCTGGCGCTATCTTCCCGCGGCGCGCACGGGTTTGCACATGCTGCCGCAATTCGTGCGCAGCGGGGCGATTCTCGCGCACGAGACAACCGTTGACCAATTGCCGCAACTGACCAGTTGGCCCGACGATGGCGGCCCCTTCGTCACGCTTCCGCAGGTCTACACGGAGGATGCCGACGCACCCGGTTGGCGACAATCGAACCTGGGAATGTACCGCGTGCAGCTGGCGGGCAATCAGTATCGCGCGAATGAGGAAGTCGGGCTGCACTACCAGATTCACCGCGGCATCGGCGTGCATCATGCCGCGGCCATTCGTCGTGGCGAACCGTTGAAGGTCAACATCCTGGTCGGCGGACCACCGGCGCTGGCCGTGGCTGCGGTCATGCCGCTGCCGGAAGGAATGCCCGAGGTGACATTTGCCGGCGCACTGGGCGGGCGTCGCTTGCGCATGGTGCGACCATCGTCCGGTGGCTTGCCGATCGTGGCCGAGGCCGACTTTTGCATTACGGGCCATGTCGATCCCGATCGGCAATTGCCCGAGGGCCCCTTTGGCGACCATTTGGGTTATTACTCGCTGGCGCACGATTTCCCCGTGCTACGCGTCGAGCACGTGTATCACCGGCCCGGGGCCATCTGGCCGTTCACAACGGTCGGGCGGCCACCGCAGGAGGATACATCCTTCGGACAATTCATCCACGAGCTGACGGGGCCCGTGGTGCCGACGCTGGTGCCGGGGGTGCGCGCAGTACACGCTGTCGATGCGGCCGGTGTGCATCCGCTGCTGTTGGCGATCGGCAGCGAGCGCTACGTCCCCTATGCGGTGCGCCGGCAACCGCAAGAGTTACTCACGCAGGCCAACGCCCTGTTGGGGCAGGGGCAAATGTCACTGGCCAAGTATCTGCTGATCGTGGATGGGGAAGACGACTCGCGGCTCGACATCCATGACATTCGGGCGTTCCTCGGTCACTTGCTCGCGCGTGTCAATTGGGGGCGCGACCTGCATTTCCAGACGCGAACCACGATCGATACGCTCGATTATTCCGGTACCGGGCTGAACGAGGGATCGAAAGTCGTCATCGCCGCCTCCGGCCCGGTGGTGCGCGAATTGCCCGCGACGATTTCCGAGCTTCCGCGGTTGCCGGACGACTTCCACGATCCGCGCGTGGCGCTGCCAGGGGTACTCGTCGTGACAGGGCCCAAGCATCGCGGACGGGACGACACGAGCGTCGAAGCGTTCTGCGCAGCCTTTACCCCGAGTGATACGATCAATCGGTTTCCGCTCGTCGTCATTGTTGACGATAGCGAGTTCGCCTCGCGGTCGCTTAACAATTTCCTGTGGGTCACGTTCACCCGCTCGAATCCGGCGGCGGATGTTCACGGCATCGCGGCCGCGACCGAGGCCAAACACTGGGGTTGCGCGGGCTCGCTCGTGATCGACGCCCGGGCGAAACCGCACCATGCGCCGCCACTTGTCGAAGACCCGGAAGTGTCGCGGCGTGTCGATCGCCTGGCCGCGCGCGGCGGCCCGCTGCACGGTATTATTTAGTAGTTGCACCACGTTTGGGCCCTGCGTCGTCGGCGGGGGCTCATGACTTTTCCGCGGCACTTTGATCGCATGGCCTTAGCACCGCTCTTGATTCTGCTGTGGTGCTTTGCCGTGGGGGCGTGCGTAGGCAGCTTCTTGAACGTTGTCGCGTGGCGGCTGCCGCTGGGGATGAGCTTGTTGTGGCCGGGCTCCCACTGCCCGAAGTGCAAAAAGCCGATCCGGATTTACGACAATGTGCCGGTGCTGGGCTGGCTGATGCTAGGCGGGCGGTGCCGCGCCTGTCGGGCGCCGATTTCGCCGCGCTACCCGGCGGTGGAATTTGCGACGGGTTGCGCCTTCGCCGCGCTGGCTTACGTCGAACTGGTAAGGGCCGGCTTAAATCTGCCCGGCGTTGCGCCGGAATCGTCAAAGGGCTTGCTGGCCCTCTGGTTGTATCACGCTCTCTTGGCCTCGCTGCTGATCGTCACGGTGCTTTTCGCTTGGGATGGCGCCCGCGTGCCGCCACGGTTTATCGTGCTGGGCCTGGCCGCGGGGCTGTTTTTGCCGCTCTACGCCCCGGGACTCTATCCCACCGACGAACTCGGTGACTTTGCCGAGCCGGGCTTGGGGTTCGCCGGAGTGCTCGTCGGCGCGGCGCTGGGCGTGCTGATCGTCTGGTCATCGACCGGCCGAGCCCGGGATGCCGAAATCCCCTTCGAGCCATCGGTCGTTGCCGCGACTTTCGTGGGTGCGTTTCTCGGACCGCGGCCGGCGCTCGATATCGCGGCCGTCACGCTGGCTTTGTCATTCGTCGGGCGGCTGGCGAAAATGCCATCGGGTCGCAAAACCGCACCAGCCACGGCCGTTCTGGCAGTCGTTGCGATCGCGTATATCGCTGTCTGGAGATGGGTGGTCGAGCTGCGCTGGCCAGCCCGTTACGAATCGCGGGAGATGATCGGGCTAACCGGCGCGGCCGCGGTGCTGCTTGGCGTGCTCTCGTTTCTGCTTATGCGCATTCAAAAGCGGCGCGGTGCCTGAGCAGCTAGAATCGTGAGCGGCAACGTTCGAACATTCGCGCAGCGAAAGGAGCTACGGTTGACGAACTCGGCAAAAGCACCTCCGGCCGAACAACCGGTGGCGCTGGTGACTGGCGCCGGCGCTCCGCGGATTGGGAGCGTCGTGGCACGCGCCCTTTCGGCGCGAGGCTACCGCCTGGCGGTACACGCGAACACGTCGATCGTCGACGCACAGCGGCTGGCCGATGAATTGTCGGCCGCCGGTAGCGAATCGATCACGGTCGCCGCCGACGTGCGCGACGAGCGGGCGGTGAGCGCTGCCGTCCGCCGGGCGCACGATCACTTTGGCAGGATCGACGCCCTGGTGAATTGCGCCGCGATCTGGCAAAAGAAACGCCTGGAAGAAGTCACGGCCGACGATGTGCGGCGGAACTTCGAGATCAACACGCTCGGCACGTTTCTGTTCTGCCAGCAAGTGGGGCAAATCATGGTCGGACAAACGCAAGGCGGAACGATCGTCAACTTCGGCGATTGGGCCATTGCGCGGCCGTACCTCGATTACGCGGCGTACTTTCCCTCGAAAGGGGCAATTCCTACGCTTACACGCACCTTTGCCGCGGAACTGGCCAGCCGGAATCCACGTATCCGCGTGAATGCCATTCTGCCGGGACCGGTCATGCTACCCGATGATCTTTCGCCCAGCGAGCGAGCGAAGGCGATCGCCGGCACGCTTTTACGACGCGAGGGATCGCCGCAAAACATCGCCCAGGCGGTCGTATTCCTTTTGGAAAACGACTACATTACCGGTGTTTGCTTGCCCGTGGACGGGGGGCGCAGCGTTTTTGGAATCTAGCGCACGGCGGCGCGACAGGCCGGGGTACGCGCCAGGAATCGCGCGGGGCACTAGATCATGCGACACAAGAGCATTGGGCCCGACGGCAACGGTCGAAGGCGTGACACTACGCCTCGTCGACGGCCACCCGTGGCTCGCCCGAATCGACTCAAGACGTCTGGCGCGTCAGCCGCCTTCCTGCTCGCCATGTGCGTGACCGTCGCCGGTCTCCTGTTTGCACCGGGCTACGCCGACGACGATGCCGGCAAACCGGCGGATACGCAAGACAAGGCCCAGCCGGCGAACTTGTACCTGGCCCGGCCTGGGCTGTCACCCGAACAATTACTCGATTTCATCGATCGCATGAAATCGAAGCCCAAGAGCCTGCGCAGTCGGCCTGGCTTTTCGCTGGCGATCCTCGACGCGGCGGATCGCATTCTCGCGTCCGATGCCGATGCTTCGCTAAAAACCGTCGCACTCCTCGAGCGGCTGACCGAATTGCATTATCAGGCCGCGCGGGGGGACAAGGCGTGCGACGATCAGATTCGCGAACTGCTGCCGGTCCTGCAAAAGGATACGCGCGAGAAGATCGTGGCCGAAGTGCGCTTTCTTGACCTCGAACAGCGCGTCTTAGCAGCCGATGAGGTGCCGCCCGAAAAGCTCCCCCCGCTGTTGGACGAAGTGCGCGAGTACGTGAGCAAAAGCACGCCCTCGGCCCGCGATCTTCGTCTGGCGTCGGGCACGGTGCGGATCATCAACCGCGTGCCGGACGATGAGCTTGCGGCGCGTTCGTATCGTGAGTTCGGCGCGGCCTTTGCTCGCAGTGACGATCGCGAGCTAGCCCGTTACGGCCGCAGCATTGAAAAAGCCACCAAGCCACCGAGCCTGATCGGCAAGCCGCTCGAGATTTCCGGGACGCAAGTCGACGGGATGCCGATGGATTGGGCGTCGTATCGTGGCAAGATCGTGCTGGTCGATTTTTGGGCTACCTGGTGCGGGCCGTGTCGGGCCGAGATCCCGCAGCTCAAAGAGACTTTCGCGACGTTTCACAAGCGCGGCTTCGAAGTGATCGGGATCAGCCTGGACACCGATTTCGCCGCGCTGACCGAGGTGTTGCGCGACGAGGAAATCCCCTGGCCCAACTTGTTCAACGAAGGTGACCGCGGCGGCTGGAAGCATCCGCTCGCGGTGAAATACGACATTCATGCAATTCCCGCGTCTTTCCTCGTCGATCGCGAGGGGAAGGTGATCGCGATCGATCTGCGCGGTCCGCAACTGATCGAACAATTGGAGCGATTGTTGCCCGCGGCGCCCTGAATCAGTGGCGGAGCGGGTAAAGGTAGAGAAAGAAGGCGACAGCGCCTGTCGTCCGAGGACCTACGAGTGCGCAAAGGGAAATGGATTCAAGGGACTGCCCCGGGCGATCCGGTTTCGGACGCCGCCCGCGAGGCCTTGCGCGCGCGGCTGCGAACCGTGGCCTACTACTTGCCACTGGCTTCGTTCAAAAGCGACCGGGACATCGAGTACGTTCACCAGGTGCGCGTGTCGACGCGCCGCGCGGTGGCGCTATTGCGCATTTTTCGCTCCTTGATGGCGGAAAAGGATGCCGACTGGCTCGATCGCAAATTGAAGCGTATCCGCCGCGCCGCCAGCGAAGCCCGAGACCTGGACGTGCTAGGCCGGCGGATTGCCGAATGGGTCGAGGCGAACCCGTCCAGTGGCCGAGCGGCGCTTTTGTATCGCGTGGAGCGTGCGCGCGACGGTGCCCAGGCGCCGGTCCGCAAGGTGCGGAAAAAGCTGGCGGACAAGCGGTTTGGCGGCCGTATCGACAAGATCGTTAAGCGTGTCCGTTGGCGCGAAGACGGGCCCGAGCCGAGCTTTGCGGCGGCCGCGGCCGGGTGCCTGCGTACCGTGGCCGAGCCATTTTTCGAAGCGGGCGCCGGCGACACGGCCGACCTGGACGCGCTGCACCGCTTCCGCATCACGGCCAAGCATCTACGTTATTCGATGGAAGTTTTTGCGGCGGCGTTCGGCCCGGATTTCCGCACCGATTTGTATCCATGCTTCGAGGAGGTGCAGGCGCGGCTGGGCGATATCCACGATCATGCCGCGGCGCTGGCGCGCTTTCAAACATGGCTGGCCGAATGGGACGACGGGCCCGAGACCGAGGCCTTGCGCGAGCT encodes:
- a CDS encoding CHAD domain-containing protein; protein product: MRKGKWIQGTAPGDPVSDAAREALRARLRTVAYYLPLASFKSDRDIEYVHQVRVSTRRAVALLRIFRSLMAEKDADWLDRKLKRIRRAASEARDLDVLGRRIAEWVEANPSSGRAALLYRVERARDGAQAPVRKVRKKLADKRFGGRIDKIVKRVRWREDGPEPSFAAAAAGCLRTVAEPFFEAGAGDTADLDALHRFRITAKHLRYSMEVFAAAFGPDFRTDLYPCFEEVQARLGDIHDHAAALARFQTWLAEWDDGPETEALRELAEVEKGNLARTRQNFIRWWTPERAAELRTRFDQAMLTQATVHHATAPGEKSA
- a CDS encoding SDR family oxidoreductase; the encoded protein is MTNSAKAPPAEQPVALVTGAGAPRIGSVVARALSARGYRLAVHANTSIVDAQRLADELSAAGSESITVAADVRDERAVSAAVRRAHDHFGRIDALVNCAAIWQKKRLEEVTADDVRRNFEINTLGTFLFCQQVGQIMVGQTQGGTIVNFGDWAIARPYLDYAAYFPSKGAIPTLTRTFAAELASRNPRIRVNAILPGPVMLPDDLSPSERAKAIAGTLLRREGSPQNIAQAVVFLLENDYITGVCLPVDGGRSVFGI
- a CDS encoding UbiD family decarboxylase, with the protein product MGYRTLAACIADLERARQLVRIGEEIDPYLEAAEIQRRVYAAGGPAVYYARVRGTPFPMVSNLFGTIERLRFMFRDTLEAVSRLVELKVDPSQAARRPWRYLPAARTGLHMLPQFVRSGAILAHETTVDQLPQLTSWPDDGGPFVTLPQVYTEDADAPGWRQSNLGMYRVQLAGNQYRANEEVGLHYQIHRGIGVHHAAAIRRGEPLKVNILVGGPPALAVAAVMPLPEGMPEVTFAGALGGRRLRMVRPSSGGLPIVAEADFCITGHVDPDRQLPEGPFGDHLGYYSLAHDFPVLRVEHVYHRPGAIWPFTTVGRPPQEDTSFGQFIHELTGPVVPTLVPGVRAVHAVDAAGVHPLLLAIGSERYVPYAVRRQPQELLTQANALLGQGQMSLAKYLLIVDGEDDSRLDIHDIRAFLGHLLARVNWGRDLHFQTRTTIDTLDYSGTGLNEGSKVVIAASGPVVRELPATISELPRLPDDFHDPRVALPGVLVVTGPKHRGRDDTSVEAFCAAFTPSDTINRFPLVVIVDDSEFASRSLNNFLWVTFTRSNPAADVHGIAAATEAKHWGCAGSLVIDARAKPHHAPPLVEDPEVSRRVDRLAARGGPLHGII
- a CDS encoding prepilin peptidase, with the protein product MTFPRHFDRMALAPLLILLWCFAVGACVGSFLNVVAWRLPLGMSLLWPGSHCPKCKKPIRIYDNVPVLGWLMLGGRCRACRAPISPRYPAVEFATGCAFAALAYVELVRAGLNLPGVAPESSKGLLALWLYHALLASLLIVTVLFAWDGARVPPRFIVLGLAAGLFLPLYAPGLYPTDELGDFAEPGLGFAGVLVGAALGVLIVWSSTGRARDAEIPFEPSVVAATFVGAFLGPRPALDIAAVTLALSFVGRLAKMPSGRKTAPATAVLAVVAIAYIAVWRWVVELRWPARYESREMIGLTGAAAVLLGVLSFLLMRIQKRRGA
- a CDS encoding TlpA disulfide reductase family protein, with the translated sequence MARPNRLKTSGASAAFLLAMCVTVAGLLFAPGYADDDAGKPADTQDKAQPANLYLARPGLSPEQLLDFIDRMKSKPKSLRSRPGFSLAILDAADRILASDADASLKTVALLERLTELHYQAARGDKACDDQIRELLPVLQKDTREKIVAEVRFLDLEQRVLAADEVPPEKLPPLLDEVREYVSKSTPSARDLRLASGTVRIINRVPDDELAARSYREFGAAFARSDDRELARYGRSIEKATKPPSLIGKPLEISGTQVDGMPMDWASYRGKIVLVDFWATWCGPCRAEIPQLKETFATFHKRGFEVIGISLDTDFAALTEVLRDEEIPWPNLFNEGDRGGWKHPLAVKYDIHAIPASFLVDREGKVIAIDLRGPQLIEQLERLLPAAP
- a CDS encoding DinB family protein translates to MSTNSLGRPEMDEYHGPFARYVELVPERGVLDLLAEQHKSAVAMLQPLDEATANTLHPPYTWSIKEVIGHITDAERVFAYRALRAARGDTTPLPGFEENDYARQAHHGTFPHADLLSEFSHVRQASIDLFRHLDEAAWLRRVTASGMLLSVRAWAYVIVGHARHHLAIVARRLGQGSRSDQTGL